gcggcggcggcggcggcggctagggttaggatcttgctgcgatagataccatgtagaaggacaagttatggctgtgcaatcgcgatgtattgatcggtgcaccaggcacgtatatataagtacagaggtgggccacaacctcaactatacaaggaaacaggaggtgggctctacacacatatacacgtacacaatatactcaacaggTAGCAAGGGATCTTACAACTAGGACGGCTTTTTCTTGTGCACGGTTTTTCCAATTCGTTTGAAAACTTGATCTCCTTTCTTCATTTCCCTGCACAACAAATATGAGATACAGTGCTGGAAATTTCCCAAGGTATTAACAAAAGGTCCTATACATAAAAGTAAATACCACAAACCTCTGGTGTAAAAATACTATGAGATAGAACACAGGCAAAAGCAGCATCGTCAAGATGCAGAGAGCCAGGTAGAATCTGTTTGTTTGTTTCTGCACAATGGGGTAAAAGTTAACACTAAGTCGGAAGGTTTCTTTTTTTCTGCTTATAAAGACAGAAGCGAATTGTTTTGTTCAAATGCAAATGGATATATTTTTTCATCGACAAAAAACATGTTGAATGTGTAATGTTATGCTATAGTTTAAGAATCTCAAATTGCAGTGAAAGCAATGTAGATTAAAGTCATTCAAAAAATTATACAACATAGTAACCTGAAGGTTTATGGCATATGAAAATGAACGATTTTATCTTACGGAAGAAATCTTAAAGCTTAATAACACAACAACAAGCTCTGCATAAGACAACTTTATAAAACGTTATCAAATGAAGCTCAACTGGCTACTATGAAGCTTAATAGAGCTCAAAATTAATACTCGAAACAAAAAAATTAGGTTAAAAATTGCTCACCCTGCCACCTTTAGGGAAAGGTTTGGAGCCCCCATTGCAAATATGAGCATCACAGAATTGGCGCAAGAAAAATTCTGCAAAACAGCTGTATCAGCAAGAAGCCCACCTGGGAGAACTATGAATACAGGATCATTGCATTAAACCAGCACTCACCATGAAGACGGCTGGCAGAATGCCCTTGATTAATAGGAAAGCAACTGTCCGCAAGGTTCTGTTAGCAGAAGTAAAAGGGAGTTCAATATTGCCATTGTAAATACCGCTGTAAATGCTATCTACATAGGCATATATCGCGCCTATTATTTTCAACCAAATATCAACAAAATTAACAAAGCCAAGGAAATATGTGGCAATCTTTTATAGTTCTcataatgtgtcatgatcatcttcTAGTGTTTACGTTCAGGCAGGTACAACAACCAAATTTGACTAGCTTTTCCATTGGTAAAAAAAAATGCAACAAGCCTACAAGAGTGGCAATCTTTTAGGGCAGTTCAAACAAAATAATAAGAACCTCACAAAGATGACGGTTCCTTGCAGCTGCAGCAGCATTGCATTTACTCTTTGGTTTCTTGAACTCCATTGTCAGATCACAGTGAAGTGCTTCACAAAGATCTGCCAAGCATCTTCCTTGAGTCTAAGGAAACAATTCAAGATACTAACCTTAGTTCAAagctgcgacacttattttggatcagagGGGGTAATAAGTACACAAAGTTGAATTCACCAACATATATCAAACAAGTTAACTTGTTAATATGAGAACATCAAGTGCATGGCCAAGAAATGTCATAGATTCATCTTATTTAGCATTGCATCTGTTTTTTTGAGGAACGAAAATAACAGACCTAAAAAGAGGAACATCATACTTGTGCTGAAAACTGCATAGGGTATATAAAATTATTACTAAGTAAACACATATGTACCAGATTTACTTGTTTAAGGAATTAATAAATGGGCGCAATGATAATAGAAAGTGAGAACGTACATTATCCAACAAATTATTGTGCCGGTTTGCAAAATGCTGATCGATAAATTTTTCTGCTCGAAATGATTTCTTGCAGAAGCCACAACGCCACTCATTAACATCAAAATGGATCTTATGTTGCTCTTGTTCCCGAAACATGTCATTTTCAGGACGAAGCCTGCATTTGCTTGGGAGTTCATATTTCTCCTTCTCCACAAAGGGCATCAAGTACTGCATAAAGAGAGTGTTTAACCTGCAATGTCATTATGGATGCACCAATGCAGTGAGCAATCACATTGCATGTCCTACCTCATCAACAGCTTTCCAAGCTGCACGGCTCCTTTCCCTTGAACAATGCATCTCATGTGTGTGTGGCTTTGTTTGATGAAGAATTCTGGCATCAAGTGAAAACACACAACTCTTCAGTATTGTGTCCCAAGATTCTACATAGAACATTTTAACATCCCATGAGTCGACAAGTCTGTCTATAGTGTTCCTGTGTTAAGATTATGTTATGTGGGAAATTCCTTACCGCTGGCCCACAGGGCCCAGCCAGTAGCAGGAAAAGGATGCAGCAAAGGAGCAATTAGGCCCCTTGCCTTTTGGATCAGAATAAGAGAAGTATCTGGATCATCTAGTGTGGTATAAAGTTAAGTTGGTCAAGTTTGAGTAGTTTCCTGTGTCAAGTTAACAGTCCAGTTAGTATATGAGTATGCTTAGTTTCCATATGTTAGGTATATGTCTTGCATATTACAAGGCTATGAGATCATGTACAAACAAGTTATCAATAGTTTTCCATAAATGATGACCTATACCCCTGTTATCTTATGATCTGTGCCAGTTACAGGGCCTCCTCACTGACGTCTGGTCAGCCCTTTGGTGTCTCCTGGCCACGGGTACTCCTCCTTAGAGAAGCTCTAACAGGTTATAAGTAATGAATTACTTAAGAAAGATCTGGGTAAGGACCTTATTTGTATTGCCATGGACACAGAGAGAAAAACATGAGTGACATTTCTTGTGTGACATGCCCGGAATAAAACATTCATAATTTCATCTGTAGCAACTGGTTTGCGAGCTTAAGTCTAGTACCTGGATCCAGATGCTTCATGCAATTCCTAGATCATAAAAAACAATCCAAATTAGTCAGACCAGGGAAATCAGGTATTCACCTTAACATCAAAGACAACTAGTAAGTCTAACACGTAAACATGTGTCTTTGGGTAGGCTACGACATGCTTACACCTTTAATATCTGAATATTCGTAAAGATGATGACATCTCCAGACAAAATTTTCAGCAAAGTTTATATACATAGAACCCTAAGGGTGTAACATTTTTCTAGAAAGAATTCATGGAAGGCATAAAAATATTGCTAGTCTGGCCAGATCGAGGAAGTATGGTGACAATATGGCATTGCCAATAACTCAGATTTCATGAACATTCAGCTGAAACGTCTGGACTATGGGTATAGCCCCCATAACACCCCCCCNNNNNNNNNNNNNNNNNNNNNNNNNNNNNNNNNNNNNNNNNNNNNNNNNNNNNNNNNNNNNNNNNNNNNNNNNNNNNNNNNNNNNNNNNNNNNNNNNNNNNNNNNNNNNNNNNNNNNNNNNNNNNNNNNNNNNNNNNNNNNNNNNNNNNNNNNNNNNNNNNNNNNNNNNNNNNNNNNNNNNNNNNNNNNNNNNNNNNNNNNNNNNNNNNNNNNNNNNNNNNNNNNNNNNNNNNNNNNNNNNNNNNNNNNNNNNNNNNNNNNNNNNNNNNNNNNNNNNNNNNNNNNNNNNNNNNNNNNNNNNNNNNNNNNNNNNNNNNNNNNNNNNNNNNNNNNNNNNNNNNNNNNNNNNNNNNNNNNNNNNNNNNNNNNNNNNNNNNNNNNNNNNNNNNNNNNNNNNNNNNNNNNNNNNNNNNNNNNNNNNNNNNNNNNNNNNNNNNNNNNNNNNNNNNNNNNNNNNNNNNNNNNNNNNNNNNNNNNNNNNNNNNNNNNNNNNNNNNNNNNNNNNNNNNNNNNNNNNNNNNNNNNNNNNNNNNNNNNNNNNNNNNNNNAAAATGCACAATAAAACTAGCTTTTGCGTTGCATAAGATTTGGACTACCCCTATTGATTTAACAAATTGTCAATTGCAAGCGTTCCACGTGTCACAGAGCAAATTCTTCATGCAAAACAAGGTTATATACGCTTTGTGTGCATAGCGTTGAGCCTCCAAACCCAAACAGTAGCAAAGATGCTTGCAAGGACCGACACAATAATCACCCGGATGATACAAAGATGGCTTGGACCTTACAGAGCAGCGTCCAGAACGAACCACATGCCTCACACTAGTGACATGGTCTGGACTCTGTAGTACGAAATACTAGGGTTCGCAGGCCGCCCACAAAACAGAACAAAGCTCTATATTTCACCCCAAAATTCCTAACTTGCTCAATTTGAGCGGTTTAAAGACTGATTTTTACACGAAAAAGGTACCCATTTGCATCGTAACAGCTGGCGAACCAAGAATTGCGCGTACAAATCCAGAATCCAGCAACAGAGGAGAGGGGGTAACAGTGATAGAGATGTACCTGAGGCGATCCGGCCACGAGAAGGCAAGAGGCCGCGAGGAAAGAGGCGAGAAGGGATGAGTGGGGGCGGTTAGCCCAGCTCCTCATCCTCGAAGCTCCTAGAATCGTCAGTCCGGCTGGATCTGCCCTCCACTCCGCGCCAGTCAAGCAGACGGGCTGAGGAGGAGCTTCTGCCTGCGGAAGGGTTCCGGCGGCGTGG
Above is a window of Triticum dicoccoides isolate Atlit2015 ecotype Zavitan chromosome 5B, WEW_v2.0, whole genome shotgun sequence DNA encoding:
- the LOC119308888 gene encoding uncharacterized protein LOC119308888 isoform X2 — its product is MHCSRERSRAAWKAVDEYLMPFVEKEKYELPSKCRLRPENDMFREQEQHKIHFDVNEWRCGFCKKSFRAEKFIDQHFANRHNNLLDNTQGRCLADLCEALHCDLTMEFKKPKSKCNAAAAARNRHLCENLADSCFPINQGHSASRLHEFFLRQFCDAHICNGGSKPFPKGGRKQTNRFYLALCILTMLLLPVFYLIVFLHQREMKKGDQVFKRIGKTVHKKKPS
- the LOC119308888 gene encoding uncharacterized protein LOC119308888 isoform X1, with protein sequence MRSWANRPHSSLLASFLAASCLLVAGSPQELHEASGSRILHQTKPHTHEMHCSRERSRAAWKAVDEYLMPFVEKEKYELPSKCRLRPENDMFREQEQHKIHFDVNEWRCGFCKKSFRAEKFIDQHFANRHNNLLDNTQGRCLADLCEALHCDLTMEFKKPKSKCNAAAAARNRHLCENLADSCFPINQGHSASRLHEFFLRQFCDAHICNGGSKPFPKGGRKQTNRFYLALCILTMLLLPVFYLIVFLHQREMKKGDQVFKRIGKTVHKKKPS